Part of the Coriobacteriia bacterium genome, AACGCCCTGGCGGCGGCAGCGGTCGTGTGCTCGCTCGACGAGGTGACGGCGGTCGTGAAGCTCGTCGGCTACGTCGCCTCCGCCGAGCGGTTCCAGGCCCGGCCGGCGGTCGTCGACGGCGCTTCCGAGGTGCTGTTGACGGCATTCGGGGAGCGCGGGCGGCACGCGCGGGAGGCCGTCGGCGTCGCCGCTCTGCCCCTGGGCGCTCCGGTCGAGGTCTCGCTGATCCTGGCGCTGTGAGCGCACCGCCCTTTCCGGGACGCGCGACCACTCCTTCGTCGAACCTGGGGGAATGTGGTTGCTGCGTCAGGCCGTCTTCAAGTATCGTTGATTCGCTGTGTGCTCGTTCGTGAGCGCGTTCACGCCATCCGGCGGGGGCGAAGGCGAAGAGAGGTGCGTATGGCGAGGATATCGCTCGCCGGGTTCAAAGACCCGGCCCGGCGACCGCGGTACATCATCTGGACCGGCGCGGCCGTGCTCGCGATGGCCGCGTTCGTCATCGTGGCGCTCGGCGCCACGTCGACACGCTGGTTCTGTGCGGAGGTGTGCCACAAGGTCCAGGACGACACGATCATCGCCTACAGGGCCTCCTCGCACGCGAACATCTCTTGCATGGCGTGCCACATGCCGGTCAACGCCGACCCGGTGACCTTCCTGCTTCACAAGGCCACGGCGCTCGGCGAGCTCTACCTCACCGCCACGAACAAGTTCGAGATCCCGCTCAACGCGGAATCGCACCTGGCTCTCGACACCAAGCACATGCCGGCCTCGCAGTGCACGCAGTGCCACTCGATGTCCAATCGAGACGTGACGCCCTCGG contains:
- a CDS encoding RidA family protein, producing MSVAARLEAAGLRLPAPPAPKGSYVPAVLAGGLVFTAGQLPVLDGALLTSGRVGAEVSEGTARTCARQAALNALAAAAVVCSLDEVTAVVKLVGYVASAERFQARPAVVDGASEVLLTAFGERGRHAREAVGVAALPLGAPVEVSLILAL